ATTCTGCTGTGAAAAACGTGGTGACAAAGATGCACCAAGTATATCGATATTAAAAGCACTCTTGTCACTGCTGCGAAATGTCTGGATTTGAGGATTTGGACCATTTGTGCGGACAAACAAACCATCACCTGTAACACGTAAACTCTCAATTTGAGTCAATCCTTGAGCATTGCTGATAAGTGTTTGTTTTTGCGTTGACCTATCAGTAGGATTGACAACTAAATCTTTACTTGGTGTTGAATCAGTATTGACAATTACGTCTTTAGTGGCTGTGGAGTTGTCAGGCTTTACCACACTATAGACATTAAAAGAATTGTTGCCAGAAGATGAAGGAACTTGTTCAACTTGTGGAGTTGGTAACTGTACTACCCAACGATTAGAACTTTTGCCTTCAAATTTCACCTGCTTTGGATCGAGGCTATAACCTGGACTAAGTTCAATGACTATACGAGTTGTTTGTCCATCAAACTGACCGACACGAACAGTACGAATTGCACTACTATTCACCGGCTGAATCAACTGCGAACGTCCAAAGTCGGTTCCAGGCAAATCAATAACCACTCGGGTGGGGTTGAACAGGAGTTGCGCTTGGGGTTGAACAGCACCTTCAGTGTTGATTTCTAATCGGTTTTGACTGGCATCAAAACGCCAAAATTGTAGTTTCGCAGCTTGGGCTTGCGATTGTAGCATGAAGACAGTAGTAGTTGCAACAGTAACAGGTAATAACCAGTTCATTTTCACAGTCTTTTCTCCTGATTCGTACTTCTGAGATCTGTCAAGATGTCAAAGTCTAGGGAAATCCTCACACTAGCACCGCTCAAATCTTAGCGGCAAATACGTAATTAACTCGTAGAAAGATCTTAATAGCGCTCAACTGTGGCATGCCCTCTCAGTTTGTGTATGCTTTTATGGCACAGAAAATGCAGTTTGCAAAGCATAATCATCACACCAATCTAAAAATAATAGAGTAGTCAATCTTGGTCATTTTTGCTTAACTTTGTAAGAACTTTATATTAATTTGTCTGATTCCTAGATATCTTAGACTGTGTTCACTGATCTGGTAAACAGAGCACACTCTCCAAAGTAAAATCTAGGGCATAAAGCGAATCACTCTGTGAAGTAGACCAGACGCTACACCCCACATAAGAGTTCTCAGCAGAACTTAAGGTTATGAGTAGACTTGGACTTTGGCATTAACATAAGACTCATATTGTCAAAAATTATATTTAATATTGAAACAAAATAGTAGTTTCCGATCAGATCGTGTTCCGGTGTCAGCAATTACCAGACTCCACACATAATTTCTTAGATCTCAGCACAAGAAAGTATTTTATAATACTAAAGGTATCATTATTTACAAAAAAAACCGAAACAGAAGTTCCGGTAAAAGAATTTGCTTAGTTAGTTATAGCAGTCGAAGCGTAGATTAAGACATAAACTAATGAGAAAATACGGGCACTACAATACTTCAAAGCCTGTTAAGCGTTCCCTGCTATATAAACTACTGAGGCAGTTATCAAAGTTTCAGACACTGATAACTGCCTCAGTAGTTGTTTTAAAGCGGTACGAATTTGTACTTTGGCATTTCAAGTATTTTACTTTTGCTTTAAGTACTGAAGAACACCATCAGCAATCCCCTCTGCCATTTTATTTTGATACAGTCGGTTGGACAACTTAGCAGCGTCCTCACGACCAGTTAAATACCCTGTTTCCACCAAAATTGCTGGCATAGAATTTTTTCTTAAGACATAGAATCTAGCTTTGCGCACGCCACGGTCTCTCACATTGACACTTCGGAGAATGCTCTTATGAACGATCTGAGCTAGGCTTAAACCGCTGTCATAATAGTATGTTTCTAAACCACTCACTTCAGGACGATCATCACCTGCTGAGTTCGCATGGATACTGACAAAGACATCAGCATTGGTTCTCTCTGCTATGTCTACCCGTCCTTGAAGAGTGACAAAATAGTCTGAGTCACGGGTTAGTATTGCTTGGTAACCACTTCGGTCTAAAATTTCTGCCACCCTTTTGCCAATAGGCAAAATAATATTTTTCTCTTGAATACTACCAATACCAACTGCTCCAGAGTCTTTACCGCCATGTCCTGGATCAACGACAACGACGACTCGTCCCTTACGAACAGGAAGCTTCGGGCCTACAGGCTTGATTGGCTGTAATGCCAAAGGCTGTGGGTTTTGTCGTTTTATGGGTGGTAAACCAATGGGTGGTTTGATAGAAGGGAGACGTTCTAATCCCAAAGACAAAACCTGACCATTCAGTTTGTTAACTTGCCCAATTCGCACTCCTAATGCTGGTTGGACATAGACAACAACAGTACGGGAGTCTTGTTGCAGCAAGCGCACGCGCAGAACAGGGCTACTAGCATCGAAATTTGGACCTTTGACTGCAGAAGCCAACTTAGCATTGGGAATGGTGATACGAAATTGATTAGATGACTGATCCCAACTAGTACTAGCAGATGAGAGACGTTGATCTGCTTTAATCAGGAGTTGCGTACCACTACTAGTCAGTTCTACAGCCTCAATTGTGGAGATTGCATCGATTTTTGGTGGCTCCACAGCAGGAGTGGGAGGATTATCTGGTGGAGTAATAGAATAACTATTTCTGGGCGACTCACTCGCATAACGATTATTTGGTAGAACGACTAAACCATCAGAAATATCAGAACTGCTTGTGCTTATGCGCCAATCAGGAGTATCTTTGTCTACTCGCAGGGTCATCCGGACTGCTGGTGGTGTTTTTTGCAGTTGAATCATTTCAACTCGGTTGACACCATGTCTATTTATAGATCTATCGCGAGCGCCAAAATTTGGTGACAAAGTAGCACCAGGAATGTCAACGAAGATGGTTTTGCGATCGCGGCTGCGAATGATCTGAGTCTGAGGATTTCCACCACTGGTGCGCAGAAAAAAACCGTCCCCTGTAACTTGCAGACTCTCAACTTGAATTGTGCTTTCTGCAACGACAACAGCCTTAGAAAACTCAGGTTTTTTCTCACCGTCAGAATCTACTGTCACCACATTGTAAATATTTCTTGGCGGTGGGATGACCACTTCTTCACTTTTTGGGCTTGGTGAAGCTTTTGGGGTTGGGGATGCTGGTGAGGAGGCAACTCCCTCAGTTTGTGGCGTTGGTAATTGTACTGTCCAGCGACTGGCACTTTTCCCTTCAAATTTTACTTGCTTGGGGTCGAGGGTAT
This portion of the Brasilonema sennae CENA114 genome encodes:
- a CDS encoding N-acetylmuramoyl-L-alanine amidase, giving the protein MKTHWLLPGTFVTTSLLTLLSPAQAAQSAKLQSWRFDASQNRLEINTQGPVQPQAQLVFNPTRLVIDLPGTDFGRPQLTESVGGAIRSVRVGQFDPQTTRIVVELNPGYTLDPKQVKFEGKSASRWTVQLPTPQTEGVASSPASPTPKASPSPKSEEVVIPPPRNIYNVVTVDSDGEKKPEFSKAVVVAESTIQVESLQVTGDGFFLRTSGGNPQTQIIRSRDRKTIFVDIPGATLSPNFGARDRSINRHGVNRVEMIQLQKTPPAVRMTLRVDKDTPDWRISTSSSDISDGLVVLPNNRYASESPRNSYSITPPDNPPTPAVEPPKIDAISTIEAVELTSSGTQLLIKADQRLSSASTSWDQSSNQFRITIPNAKLASAVKGPNFDASSPVLRVRLLQQDSRTVVVYVQPALGVRIGQVNKLNGQVLSLGLERLPSIKPPIGLPPIKRQNPQPLALQPIKPVGPKLPVRKGRVVVVVDPGHGGKDSGAVGIGSIQEKNIILPIGKRVAEILDRSGYQAILTRDSDYFVTLQGRVDIAERTNADVFVSIHANSAGDDRPEVSGLETYYYDSGLSLAQIVHKSILRSVNVRDRGVRKARFYVLRKNSMPAILVETGYLTGREDAAKLSNRLYQNKMAEGIADGVLQYLKQK